Part of the Bifidobacterium sp. ESL0775 genome is shown below.
AAACGCAACATAAGCGGATGGGAAGAGGATGTCATGTTGAGGAGTAAAGCTTGGCCTACCGGCCTTGAGGGTTCCGAAACATGACATCCTCTTCCCATCCGCGACCAACCGCAAAAAGCAAGTTACCTACGGAAACAAGCCAAGACTAAACTAAGCTAACGCCGATTCCGTAGATCCCTCCGGCAGATACTGATCATACCCAGTCTCTTCGAGTTCATCAGCCAGCTCGGGTCCCCCAGTCTTGACAAACCGTCCCCCCGCAAACACATGCACAATATCCGGCTTGATATACTTCAAAATGCGCGTGTAATGCGTGATGAGCATGATCCCGAGTCCAGTGTTCTCCTTGGCGCGATTGACGCCTTCGGAGACGATACGCAATGCATCCACATCGAGCCCTGAATCGGTCTCGTCCATGATGGCGAACTTCGGCTTCAAGAGCTCGAGCTGCAGCACTTCGGCGCGCTTCTTTTCGCCGCCGGAGAAGCCTTCGTTGACGGAACGCGAGGCGAACTTCTTGTCCATCCTGAGGTTCTTCATGGCGTCCTGCAGTTCCTTGGTCCAGGTGCGGATGGCCGGGGCTTTGCCGTCGATTTCGGTCTTGGCGGTGCGCAGGAAGTTGGTCATCGAAACGCCCGGCACCTCGACGGGATACTGCATGGCTAGGAACAGACCGGCCTTCGCGCGCTCGTTGGCGGTCATCTTCAGCAGATCCTTGCCGTCAAGCAACGCCTCACCAGAGTCGACGAAGTACTTCGGATGGCCGGCCAGCGTGTAGGCCAGCGTGGACTTGCCGCTTCCGTTGGGGCCCATGATGGCATGGGTCTCGCCGGAGTTGACGGTCAAGGTCGCGCCTTTCAAGATCTGCTTGCGGCCTTCCTTGGTCTCCACCGATGCGTAGAGATCCTTGATTTCCAATGTTGACATTACTTATCCTCCAATACCGCTTGCATGTCGGCGCTTTCACCGCGCGCGAGCCTGCGGTCAATGACATTCATAAGGTGTTCGGCGATGCTGGGCACGCCGATTTGTTCGATCAGGTCGGCGAAGAATCCACGGACCACGAGCTTGCGGGCCTCGGATTCGGTGATGCCGCGCGACTGCAGGTAGAAGAGCTCCTCGTCGTCGAAATGGCCGACGGAGCTGGCATGGCCGGCGCCGATGATGTTGCCGTTCTCAATCTCAAGGTTGGGCTCGGAATCGGCCACCGGTCCGGGGGTCAGCACGAGGTTGCGGTTGAGCTCGTAGGAGTCGGTGTTCGGCGCCTGCGGCTGGATCAGCGCGTTGCCGACCCAGGTCGAATGTGCGTCCTTGCCGTCAAGCGCTCCCTTGTAGACCACGCGGGACTTGCACTCCGGGTAGTTGTGGACCACCATCGTGCGGTGCTCCAGGTGCTGGCCGGCCTCGGCGAAGTAGATGCCGAGCATGTTGAGGTCGCCTTTCGGCCCACCGAATTCCTGGTCCATGCGCAGACGCACGATGTCGCCGCCGAGCGTGACCACGGCGTGGCGCAACGAGGCGTTGTCGCCGACATGGATGCGCTGATTGCCCACATGCTTGGAACCCTTGTCCCACTCCTGCACGAAGGTCGTGGAGACGTGGGAATCCTTGCCGGTGATGATTTCCACACCCTCGGCGAGACGGGCCAAGCCCTGATGCCGCACGACGATATCACCGTGCGTCCGGTCAGCGACTTGCAGGACCAGGTGCAGCGAGTCAAGATCGCTACCGTGCCCTTCGACCTCAATCAAAACCGGCTGATCGAGTTCGCCGGAAACGGAGACAACAACGGTCTTGCTGCCGCTGTTCCACTCGACGGCCGAGACGCGGTCGTTCGGCTTCATCACAGAGCCGGAAGGCGCTTCACTACGATCGATAACCGATGTGGTCACTTTCGCGTCGTCAATCGGCGTACCATCGATATTGCTGACACTCACCTTGGTCTCACCGCTGGGGTTGAAGACGTTGAAGAACTCCTCGATGCGCTCGAGAGGCGTATAGCGCCAATCCTCCTGCTTACGCGTCGGCATCTTGAAATCCTCGACCTCAAACGAGCGACGCTCATTGTCGGCGCTGGACGGCATGGCTGCCGGCATCGCGTAGGGATTGTTGGGATCCGCCACTGGGATATTCACTTCTTTTTCGGCCATCGATCAGCCCACCGATCCTTCCATTTGCAACTCGACAAGCCTGTTGAGCTCCAGCGCGTATTCCATCGGAAGCTCGCGGCTGATCGGCTCGACGAAGCCGCGTACGATCATGCCCATGGCTTCCTTCTCCTCCAGCCCGCGGCTCATCAGGTAGAAGAGCTGATCCTCGGAGACCTTGGAAACGGTCGCCTCGTGCGCCATCGTCACGTCGTCCTCGCGGATATCGACGTGCGGATAGGTGTCGGAACGCGAGTAGTCATCGACCAACAACGTGTCGCAGACCACCGAAGAGCTCGAGCCCTTGGCCCCGTCGATCACCTTGACCAGGCCACGATAGGCGCAACGTCCGCCGCCACGCGAAATCGACTTGGCAACGATAGTGGAGCTGGTGTGCGGCGCGAGATGGATCATCTTGGCGCCGGTGTCCTGGTACTGTCCCTTGCCGGCGAAGCTCAGCGACATGGTGGACGCCTTCGCGTACGGTTCGGCCAGGATGCAGGACGGGTACTTCATGCTCGCCTTGGAACCGATGTTGCCATCGACCCATTCCATGGTGCCGCCCTCTTTGACGTAGGCGCGCTGGGTGACCAGGTTGTAGACGTTGTTCGACCAGTTCTGCACCGTCGTATAGCGCACGCGGGCGTTCTTGCCGACGATGATCTCGACGTTGGCCGCGTGCAGCGAGTCCGTCGCATAGATCGGGGCCGTGCAGCCCTCGACATAGTGGACGTAGGAGCCTTCCTCGGCGATGATCAGCGTGCGTTCGAACTGGCCCATGTTCGGCGTGTTGATGCGGAAGTAGGCCTGCAGCGGGATGTCAACGTGGACGCCCTTGGGGACGTAGACGAACGAGCCGCCGGACCACGCCGCCGTGTTGAGCGCCGCGAATTTGTTGTCATCGTAAGGAATGACGGTGGCGAAATATTTCTTGACCAAATCGGGGTACTCGCGCAACGCGGTATCCGTATCGGTGAAGATCACGCCTTCCTTTTTCAAGTCCTCCTGAATGGAGTTGTAGATAACCTCGGACTCGTACTGTGCGGCGACGCCGGAGACCAGACGCTTCTTCTCGGCATCGGGAATGCCCAGCTTGTCGTAGGTGGTACGGATGTCCGTAGGCAGGTCTTCCCAGCTTTTGGCCGGCTTATCAATCGGCTTTACATAGTACTTGAAATCATCGGCATCGAAATCGGAGAGGTCCACACCCCACTTCGGCATGGGCTTTTCGATGAAGGCTCGATAACCCTTGAGACGCATGTCGAGCATCCACTGCGGTTCGCCTTTGTCAGCAGAAATGGCGCGGACGACGTTCTCGTCAATGCCCTTCTTCGCGGCCTCGCCAGCCGCATCGGAATCGTGCCAGCCATAGTTGTACTCGCCGAATTCCTGGATGATCTCGTCATCCTTTTTGATCTTATCCTCGTTGACACGTTCGCGATCAGCCACATACTGGCTCATCTCCGTATCAGACGCGGCGTTTGGTGTTGGTTTTTCTGCCACCGTACGCTGCCTCCCATCATTGACTACACTCAATATAAACCTAACAGAATCGGACTTTTATTACTAGGGTTGCGCAGAAAACAACGCTGACAATGAAAGTGATTTAATTCACAAGCGTTCCGTATGCGCTTGATTCTACGATTTTCCCAATTTTGTCAGTGACCTGTTGTCGTTTACTTGTGATTCTTTTGTCGCTTCAAACAACCCAAAACGTATAGCAGAAGACCCCACCGAAGCAGGGTCTTCTTACATTCGATTTCACAGCTTCGAAAGCGCATCACCGATTAACGGTGATGCCACAACAATCACGCTGCTAGCAACTGGTCAGCTCAGTTCCTCTTCAGGCTGGCTTTTGCGTGCTTCCTGATGGTCGAGCGCAGCCTTCACCAGACCCTTGAACAGGGGGTGCGGCTTGGTCGGACGGGACTTGAACTCCGGATGGGCCTGAGTGCCGACGTAGAAGGGATGGACGTCCTGAGGAAGCTCAACGAACTCCGTGAGCTCGCCATCCGGACTCTGGCCGGAAATCTCAAGGCCAGCTTCCTGCAACGGCTTCTTGTAAGCCACGTTGACCTCATAGCGATGGCGATGGCGTTCACTGACATTGGTGGTGCCATACAGCTTTTCGACCAACGAGCCCTCTTTGAGCACGGCCGGGTAAGCGCCAAGGCGCATGGTGTGACCCATGTCGGAATTGGCGAGGATGTCCTTCTGCTCCTCCATCGTGGCGATGACGGGATTCTTGCAGTCAGGCTCGAACTCGGAGGAATCCGCGTCCTCAAGCTCCAGCACGTCGCGGGCATACTCGATGACCATGCACTGCAGGCCGAGGCAGAGACCCAAGGCGGGCAGCTTGTGCTCGCGGGCGTAGCGAAGAGCGCCGATCTTGCCGTCGATGCCACGCACGCCGAAACCACCGGGAACGATGATGCCGTCCATGTCGCGCAGCTCGGCGTCGGCACCGGCTTCGGTCTCGCACAGGTCGGCCGCGACGAGCTTGACGTTCGCCTTGGCGTAATTGCCGAAACCGCCGGCCTTGACGGCCTCGATGACGGAAAGGTAGGCGTCGGGCAGGTCGATGTACTTGCCGACGATGGCGATGTTGACCTCTTCCTTCGGATGGTGCACGCGCTCCAGCAGATCGTCCCACTCGGCCCAATCCACGTCGTGGGCGGACAGCTCAAGGTAGCGGACCACGTAGGAGTCGAGGCCCTCGTTGTGCAGGATCTTCGGCACGTCGTAGATGCTCGGGGCGTCCACGCAGTTGACCACGCCTTCCTCGTCGACGTCGCACATCAGGGAGATCTTGTCCTTGATGCCTTGGTTCAGCGGACGGTCGCTGCGCAGCACCAGCGCGTCGGGGGTGATGCCGAGCTGACGCAGGGTCATCACGGAATGCTGGGTCGGCTTGGTCTTGAGCTCGTGGGCGGCCGGCAGGTACGGAACCAGCGAAACGTGAACGAACATGCAGTTATGCGGGCCAAGTTCGCGCTTGACCTCACGCGCGGCCTCGAGGAACGGCTGGGATTCGATGTCGCCGACGGTACCGCCGATTTCGGTGATGATCACGTCGACGTCGTCCGCGGCCTGGGCACGCATACGGCTCTTGATCTCGTTGGTGATGTGCGGGATGACCTGGACGCACTGGCCCAAGTACTTGCCGGCGCGTTCCTTTTCAAGAACGGACTGGTAGATCTGGCCGGTAGTGACGTTCGCCTTCTGGGAGAGGAAAACGTCGAGGAAGCGCTCGTAGTGGCCGATGTCCAGATCGGTTTCGGCGCCGTCTTCGGTGACGTAGACCTCGCCGTGCTGGAACGGGTTCATCGTGCCCGGGTCAACGTTGATATAGGGATCGAGTTTCTGCTGCAAAACGCGGAGACCACGGCTGCGGAGGAGACGACCGAGAGAGGATGCTGTCAGGCCCTTACCAAGGGAGGAAACAACGCCACCGGTGACGAAAATATGCTTGGTGACATGTCCATGGGAATTATCATTATTTTCTCTTGCCATGGAACTTCAGCCTATCATTCGCTATTGACTCGGCGTGTTCGTAGGCGGGAGCAGAGAAACGGATTTCTCCCGCCGGTTTCACTGCGTCTTTTTCGTATTTATTGCGCCAACAAATGGGCCACGGCGTCGAGGGCCAGCTTGTAGCCGTAGAAGCCCATTCCGGTGATGGTGCCGGTGGCCACTGGGCTGATGACGCTGTGCTTGCGGAACGAATCGCGCGATGACGGGTTGGAGATGTGCACCTCCATCAGCGGCAGGCCGGCGTCCGTGACCATTTTGGAGGCGTCGGAAAGGCCGTAGCTGTAATGGGTGAAGGCGGCGGGGTTCATCACCACTGGGGTCTGCTCGTCAACGGCCTGATGCATCCAGCCGATGACCTCGGCCTCGTCGTCGGACTGTCGCACCTCAACCTCGAGGCCAAGCGCCTCGCCCCACTCGGCGCAGTCCTTACGCAGGGTTTTGAGGTCCTGATGGCCGTACACGTCCGGTTCACGTACTCCCAGACGCCCGAGATTCGGCCCGTTGACGACGATTACCTTGGTCATTTGTTTGTCCTTTTATTGGGTTTGTTTGAATTGTTCCCAGCACAAGTCGCTTAATAGTTTTTAAGGAACCTTGGTATTGCGCCAATCCTTAAAACCTATCCACCGACTTGTGCGATCGCTCAACTACGAATGCGCTTGAACGCCTCCACCAACGCATCCATCGGCGGATCTTCGAGGTGCATCGGATGGCCGTCACTGTCCAGGATGACGAACCGCAACGTGTTGCCGCGCGCCTTCTTGTCCTTGTGCATCAGCGCGAGCACCGAATCCCAATCGCCGCCGTTCCAGGAAATCGGCAGGCCAAGGGAGGAGAAAATCGAACGATGCAGATTGACGGTCTCCTGGTCAAGATGACCGAGAATATGGGAAAGCTCAGCGGCATAGACGCAACCGACGGCGACCGCGTTGCCGTGACGCCAACGGAAATTCTCGAGTTTCTCGATGGCGTGGGCGAGCGTGTGCCCGTAGTTGAGGAACTCGCGCAGACCGGCCTCCTTCAGATCACTGGAGACGTGATAGGCCTTGACACGGACAGTGCGTTCGATGAGTTCGGCGACCACGTCCTCAAGCGGCGAGCCGAGGAAATCGTCACCATTGAAGTTCTTGAGCTCGTCTGCATGCTCTTGGAGGATGTCAAGGATCTTGGTGTCGCGGATGAACCCGGACTTGGTGACCTCCCCGAGCCCTTCGATAAAAATATCCTGCGGCAATGTCTTGAGCGTCCGCAGGTCGGCAAGCACACCCGCCGGCGTGTAGAACGAGCCGACCAGGTTCTTGCCCTCGTCGGTGTTGATGCCGGTCTTGCCGCCGGTCGAGGCGTCGACCATCGCCAGCAGCGAGGTCGGGCAGTTGACGTAGCGGATGCCGCGCATCCAGGTGGCCGCGATGAAGCCGGCGAGATCGGTCGCGGCTCCCCCACCAAGGCCGACGATGGCGTCGGAACGGGTGAAACCAATCTCCCCGAGCCGCTTCCAAATGGTTTTGGCCACGTCGATGGTCTTGCCTTTTTCCGCGTCGGGAATGACCATGTCATACACTTCATAACCAGCCTGGCGCAACAGGGCACGGGCCTGGTCGGAGTGGCGTTGCACCGGTTGGGTATGGATCAGCGCGACACGCAGCACGTCCGTGCCGATCATTTCGGGCAGACGGTTCAACGTGCCTTCCCCGATGCAGACGTCGTAGGGCTCGATGCCCGAACCGGTGACATGGACGATGCGTTCCTGGATCATATTGCTCAGCTTCCTTGCCGCCACGCGCGGCGTCGAACCATGGGTGTGTACATGCAGATTGGAGATCTCGCGGAAAACGGGATCGCGCTCCTCGTAAAGTTTCAGCCAGCGTTTGTTGGCGTCGCCATTGAGCATCGGCCGGTTGCCGCTGCGCGAGGCGCGTTGCATGGCCTCGTGTTTGTCGGCTTCCAGATAGACCAGTTTGCCGCCCTCGGCGATGTAATCCGCCAGCGCCTCTCGCGTCGATTCCGTCATCGGGGCACCGCCGCCAAGTGCGAGCAGACCATCGAACGAGACCAGCAAGTCCGCGATGACCTCGGCCTCCAGCTTGCGGAACGCAGGTTCCCCGTATTTCTCGAAATACCGGGGAATCTTCATGCCCGCTTCCTGCTCGATCTCGATATCCGCATCGGCGAAATCGACATCGAGCATCTGCGCCGCCTCGCGCCCCACGCGCGTCTTGCCGGCACCGGGCATCCCGATGACGACGGCAAGCGGACGATGACCACTCATGATCGTTGCACCTTGTCTTTCCTTATCAAGCATTTTTTCTATTTTGTCAGGTTCCATCCCAGCCACTCAAATTCGCAGTATCGCAAAGCGCCGATCAGCGCATGTGCTCAGGCCACGAATCAAGATAATTCTGGGCGTTGCGACGCGTCTCCTCGACGCTGTCACCGCCGAATTTCTCAAGCACGAACTTCGCCAGTGTCAGACGCACCATCGCTTCGGCAACGACGGCAGCGGCCGGCACCGCGGTGGTGTCGGAACGTTGGTTGATGGCCTTGGCCTCATCGCCAGTGGCGACATCCACGGTGCGCAACGCACGCGGAATGGAAGGGATCGGCTTCATCGCGGCCCGCACACGAATCGGCTGGCCGTCGGACATGCCGCCTTCGGTGCCGCCGGAGCGGTTGGAATAGCGTTCGATATGGCCGTTGTCGTCCGTGAACATCTCGTCGTGCGCCTCGGAGCCGAACCGATCGGCCTCAAGGAACCCATCACCGACCTCGACGCCCTTCATGGCCTGGATGCCCATCAGTGCGCCGGCCAGCGCGGCATCAAGTCTGCGATCGCTTTCCACATATGTGCCCAATCCCGCAGGAACGCCGTAAGCGATGACCTCCACGACGCCACCAAGCGTGTCAGCGCGGGACTTGGCCTCATCGATTTTGGCCATCATGCGCTTCTCGGCGTCCTTGTCGAGCGTGCGCACCGGCGAAGCGTCAAGCGCCTCAACATCCGCGGGCGTCGGCAGTGTGCTGGTATCGGCCTTTTCGCCACCCAGAGAAACAACGTGGGCAACGGTTCTGATGCCAACGGTTTGTTCCAAGAACTTCGCCGCCACTTCACCCAAAGCCACACGCGAAGCGGTCTCGCGGGCGCTGGAACGCTCGAGCGCGTTTCGGGCGTCATCGAAACCATACTTGCGCATGCCGGTCAGATCGGCATGGCCCGGACGCGGACGGGTCAGCGGCTCGTTGCGTCCTGTCGGCGGCAGTTCATGGTCAAGCGGATCGGCGCTCATCACTTCGGTCCACTTGGGCCATTCGGTGTTGGCGATCTCGATGGTCACCGGTGACCCCAGCGTCTTGCCATGGCGTACGCCGGTCAGCATCCGCACTTTGTCCTGCTCGAATTTCATGCGCGCCCCGCGGCCGTAGCCCAGACGCCGCCGCGCCAGCGCATCCACCACGTCCTGCGAGCGCACCTCCACGCCGGCCGGAAGCCCCTCGATCATCGCGACCAGCGCCTCACCGTGCGACTCCCCCGCCGTCTGCCAACGCAACATACCTACTCCTTGCCGAACCTTGACGAATCGATTCACAAATTCAAACCTCGAAAAATCTTTAATTTTCCACGCTTTCGCGCTTTCCATTCGTCAAATCATGGATTTATCAACTATCTTACCGATATGGCCTACATTGCTGTGCTTCCGAGTCTGATCTGCGGACTGGCGCTTGCCGTCGAAGACATCCGCCGTTTTCGCGTGCCCCGAACATGGGTCGCCCTCGGAGTCCTGATACAACTGGCGGTCTTTCTCGCGCTTGCCCTCATCGAACGCAATCCCGTCAAAGTCCTGCTCCCCCTAGGATATGCGCTACTGTCAGCCGTAATCCAGTTCGTACTCTCCCGCCTGAAGCCCGGTGCCCTAGGATTCGGCGACGTCACCACATCATTCCTCATCGGCCTTGCCATAGGCTCATTCGGCCTGATGCCGTACCTCTACTGGTGGCTGCTCATGGGCGCCCTAGGACTACTCTGGATTCCCCTCTATCCCCAGCTCGCCAAGCTCTCATCCTCTCCCTCGTCAAAAGCCCCGTTCGTCCCGGTAATAGTACCCTCCGCGATTATTGCCGTATTGTTGGCCGCTTTATAATTATTTTGCGTTTCAGTTTCGGGTTTAGTTACGTTTCGTGGTTGGTCGTGGATTGGCGGGATATGTAATGCTTCGGCACCCTCAAGGCCGGTAGGCCAAGCTTTACGCCTCAGCATCACATATCCCGCTAATCCACTCATGTTGCTCAATTACCTTACGAAATTTAGCAAGACCGTTTTCTTTTAATCGTTACATAAGCAGGTTTGGCGGGATATGCGATGTTCTGGCGTAGGCTTGGCCGAACGGCCTTGAGTGTCCAGAACATTGTATATCCCGCCAAACCTGCGACCAACCGCTTATAGCAACTGAAGTACGAAACTGAACCATAGAGGGCAAAAAATATAAAAAACAACTCAGTTGGCGTTGGGGTTTTGGGTCTTGTATTCCTGACGGATCTGGTTGAATTCATCTTGGGTGGCGACGAACTTGGTCTCGCCGGTCTGCAGGTTCGTGGTGACGAAATAGAGCCAATTGCCAGGGGTCGGATTCATCGCGGCCTTGATGGCCTCGTCTCCCGGGGAACTGATTGGCGTGGGCGGCAGACCCTTGTTGATACGTGTGTTATAGGGGTTGGAAGCGTTGTTCAGCATGGCGTTGGTCAGTTGGCTCGCCTTCACATTAACCCCGTAGGCGACGGTGCTATCCATGCCCAAGACCATGCCTTGGTTCAGACGGTTGACGATGACGCGCGCGACCTTGCCGTAGTATTCCGAATGGTTGACTTCAGATTCGGCGATCGAGGCCATGTTGAGGATGGTCTCGCGCTGGGATCCTGTCGGCACCTGCAATTCATTGAGTTTCTCGACACGCTTGTCAACGATCGACTTCAAAATCGACGCAGCGGTGCTGCCCTTCTTTTTGACATCGTAGATGCCTGGCTGCAGCCAGCCTTCGAATTTGCCTCCGGCTTCGGCTGGAAGAATGCCTTGTCCGCCACCGTTGACCACCGCGTCGAACTGTGACTTGTCGATGCCGGAAAGCTGCACCGCCTCGGCTATGATCTCCGAGCTGCGTTCACCGGCCTTGACTTCAAGGAAACCGGTCGCCTTGGTCCGATCGGAGAGGATTTTCACCACGTCGACGGAAGACATGTGTTTTTTGAGCTGGTACATGCCCGGATACAGCGTGCTGTTGTTGGCCGCCACGGTGCTCGCGAACGTATCCGCGTTCTTGACGACGCCGGCTTTGGCCAGATGAGTCCCGATGGAGGCGACACCTTCACCGGTCTCGACGGTGAACCAGACTTTGCCGGTTCCAGGCCCCGGATAATCGGTGGAAACGTTCTGGGAATTGTCATCGAAATGATGGACCACGGCCCTTACACCGAAGAAACCACCACATCCCACGATCAGCACGACAACTGCGACGATGGCCGCGATGGCAAACTGCCGGTGACGCTGGCGACGCTGGCGTTGACGCCGTTGGCGCATCTCGTGACGGGACTTGGGAGGTTTCGGGGGTTGGGCATCAGAAGAGGAGCCGGTGGAATCCACCCACTCGGCGTTCGTGTCGAAAAGCTCATTGAAGTCTTCTGGCATGAATTCCTCTCCGCTTCAGAATCGTCAGTCGCGTTTATCCAAAGCCGACTGAAGGATGACAACCGCCGACTGCTGGTCCACCACCGGCCTGTGTTTTCTGCTCTGAACACTGGCTTGGCTCAATTGGTGGTGCGCGCTCACCGTGGTGAGGCGCTCGTCCTGAAGTACTATTTCAGGAACCTTGTCTATTTTATATTCCCCACTCTGGACGGCAACCTCAAGAC
Proteins encoded:
- the sufC gene encoding Fe-S cluster assembly ATPase SufC encodes the protein MSTLEIKDLYASVETKEGRKQILKGATLTVNSGETHAIMGPNGSGKSTLAYTLAGHPKYFVDSGEALLDGKDLLKMTANERAKAGLFLAMQYPVEVPGVSMTNFLRTAKTEIDGKAPAIRTWTKELQDAMKNLRMDKKFASRSVNEGFSGGEKKRAEVLQLELLKPKFAIMDETDSGLDVDALRIVSEGVNRAKENTGLGIMLITHYTRILKYIKPDIVHVFAGGRFVKTGGPELADELEETGYDQYLPEGSTESALA
- the sufD gene encoding Fe-S cluster assembly protein SufD, which produces MAEKEVNIPVADPNNPYAMPAAMPSSADNERRSFEVEDFKMPTRKQEDWRYTPLERIEEFFNVFNPSGETKVSVSNIDGTPIDDAKVTTSVIDRSEAPSGSVMKPNDRVSAVEWNSGSKTVVVSVSGELDQPVLIEVEGHGSDLDSLHLVLQVADRTHGDIVVRHQGLARLAEGVEIITGKDSHVSTTFVQEWDKGSKHVGNQRIHVGDNASLRHAVVTLGGDIVRLRMDQEFGGPKGDLNMLGIYFAEAGQHLEHRTMVVHNYPECKSRVVYKGALDGKDAHSTWVGNALIQPQAPNTDSYELNRNLVLTPGPVADSEPNLEIENGNIIGAGHASSVGHFDDEELFYLQSRGITESEARKLVVRGFFADLIEQIGVPSIAEHLMNVIDRRLARGESADMQAVLEDK
- the sufB gene encoding Fe-S cluster assembly protein SufB, translating into MSQYVADRERVNEDKIKKDDEIIQEFGEYNYGWHDSDAAGEAAKKGIDENVVRAISADKGEPQWMLDMRLKGYRAFIEKPMPKWGVDLSDFDADDFKYYVKPIDKPAKSWEDLPTDIRTTYDKLGIPDAEKKRLVSGVAAQYESEVIYNSIQEDLKKEGVIFTDTDTALREYPDLVKKYFATVIPYDDNKFAALNTAAWSGGSFVYVPKGVHVDIPLQAYFRINTPNMGQFERTLIIAEEGSYVHYVEGCTAPIYATDSLHAANVEIIVGKNARVRYTTVQNWSNNVYNLVTQRAYVKEGGTMEWVDGNIGSKASMKYPSCILAEPYAKASTMSLSFAGKGQYQDTGAKMIHLAPHTSSTIVAKSISRGGGRCAYRGLVKVIDGAKGSSSSVVCDTLLVDDYSRSDTYPHVDIREDDVTMAHEATVSKVSEDQLFYLMSRGLEEKEAMGMIVRGFVEPISRELPMEYALELNRLVELQMEGSVG
- a CDS encoding CTP synthase; the encoded protein is MARENNDNSHGHVTKHIFVTGGVVSSLGKGLTASSLGRLLRSRGLRVLQQKLDPYINVDPGTMNPFQHGEVYVTEDGAETDLDIGHYERFLDVFLSQKANVTTGQIYQSVLEKERAGKYLGQCVQVIPHITNEIKSRMRAQAADDVDVIITEIGGTVGDIESQPFLEAAREVKRELGPHNCMFVHVSLVPYLPAAHELKTKPTQHSVMTLRQLGITPDALVLRSDRPLNQGIKDKISLMCDVDEEGVVNCVDAPSIYDVPKILHNEGLDSYVVRYLELSAHDVDWAEWDDLLERVHHPKEEVNIAIVGKYIDLPDAYLSVIEAVKAGGFGNYAKANVKLVAADLCETEAGADAELRDMDGIIVPGGFGVRGIDGKIGALRYAREHKLPALGLCLGLQCMVIEYARDVLELEDADSSEFEPDCKNPVIATMEEQKDILANSDMGHTMRLGAYPAVLKEGSLVEKLYGTTNVSERHRHRYEVNVAYKKPLQEAGLEISGQSPDGELTEFVELPQDVHPFYVGTQAHPEFKSRPTKPHPLFKGLVKAALDHQEARKSQPEEELS
- a CDS encoding type II 3-dehydroquinate dehydratase — encoded protein: MTKVIVVNGPNLGRLGVREPDVYGHQDLKTLRKDCAEWGEALGLEVEVRQSDDEAEVIGWMHQAVDEQTPVVMNPAAFTHYSYGLSDASKMVTDAGLPLMEVHISNPSSRDSFRKHSVISPVATGTITGMGFYGYKLALDAVAHLLAQ
- a CDS encoding bifunctional shikimate kinase/3-dehydroquinate synthase, with translation MSGHRPLAVVIGMPGAGKTRVGREAAQMLDVDFADADIEIEQEAGMKIPRYFEKYGEPAFRKLEAEVIADLLVSFDGLLALGGGAPMTESTREALADYIAEGGKLVYLEADKHEAMQRASRSGNRPMLNGDANKRWLKLYEERDPVFREISNLHVHTHGSTPRVAARKLSNMIQERIVHVTGSGIEPYDVCIGEGTLNRLPEMIGTDVLRVALIHTQPVQRHSDQARALLRQAGYEVYDMVIPDAEKGKTIDVAKTIWKRLGEIGFTRSDAIVGLGGGAATDLAGFIAATWMRGIRYVNCPTSLLAMVDASTGGKTGINTDEGKNLVGSFYTPAGVLADLRTLKTLPQDIFIEGLGEVTKSGFIRDTKILDILQEHADELKNFNGDDFLGSPLEDVVAELIERTVRVKAYHVSSDLKEAGLREFLNYGHTLAHAIEKLENFRWRHGNAVAVGCVYAAELSHILGHLDQETVNLHRSIFSSLGLPISWNGGDWDSVLALMHKDKKARGNTLRFVILDSDGHPMHLEDPPMDALVEAFKRIRS
- the aroC gene encoding chorismate synthase; amino-acid sequence: MLRWQTAGESHGEALVAMIEGLPAGVEVRSQDVVDALARRRLGYGRGARMKFEQDKVRMLTGVRHGKTLGSPVTIEIANTEWPKWTEVMSADPLDHELPPTGRNEPLTRPRPGHADLTGMRKYGFDDARNALERSSARETASRVALGEVAAKFLEQTVGIRTVAHVVSLGGEKADTSTLPTPADVEALDASPVRTLDKDAEKRMMAKIDEAKSRADTLGGVVEVIAYGVPAGLGTYVESDRRLDAALAGALMGIQAMKGVEVGDGFLEADRFGSEAHDEMFTDDNGHIERYSNRSGGTEGGMSDGQPIRVRAAMKPIPSIPRALRTVDVATGDEAKAINQRSDTTAVPAAAVVAEAMVRLTLAKFVLEKFGGDSVEETRRNAQNYLDSWPEHMR
- a CDS encoding prepilin peptidase, with product MAYIAVLPSLICGLALAVEDIRRFRVPRTWVALGVLIQLAVFLALALIERNPVKVLLPLGYALLSAVIQFVLSRLKPGALGFGDVTTSFLIGLAIGSFGLMPYLYWWLLMGALGLLWIPLYPQLAKLSSSPSSKAPFVPVIVPSAIIAVLLAAL
- the mltG gene encoding endolytic transglycosylase MltG gives rise to the protein MPEDFNELFDTNAEWVDSTGSSSDAQPPKPPKSRHEMRQRRQRQRRQRHRQFAIAAIVAVVVLIVGCGGFFGVRAVVHHFDDNSQNVSTDYPGPGTGKVWFTVETGEGVASIGTHLAKAGVVKNADTFASTVAANNSTLYPGMYQLKKHMSSVDVVKILSDRTKATGFLEVKAGERSSEIIAEAVQLSGIDKSQFDAVVNGGGQGILPAEAGGKFEGWLQPGIYDVKKKGSTAASILKSIVDKRVEKLNELQVPTGSQRETILNMASIAESEVNHSEYYGKVARVIVNRLNQGMVLGMDSTVAYGVNVKASQLTNAMLNNASNPYNTRINKGLPPTPISSPGDEAIKAAMNPTPGNWLYFVTTNLQTGETKFVATQDEFNQIRQEYKTQNPNAN